A genomic stretch from Candidatus Hydrogenisulfobacillus filiaventi includes:
- a CDS encoding protein of unknown function (Evidence 5 : Unknown function) → MREGRIWTDYLRVSLGRLAGIVVGIAVGGFPAAWKRRTPPPLPDTGFIWWAREVSNL, encoded by the coding sequence GTGCGGGAGGGGCGGATATGGACGGATTATCTGCGGGTGTCTTTGGGGCGGCTCGCGGGGATCGTCGTGGGGATCGCCGTGGGCGGGTTTCCAGCCGCCTGGAAACGGCGAACCCCGCCTCCCTTGCCGGATACGGGGTTCATATGGTGGGCGCGAGAGGTATCGAACCTCTGA
- a CDS encoding NADH dehydrogenase: protein MMERPPSGGEADAAERAAVDAVLGTPESAWTGGARAGPDLHVARRPPDRRHLLLPALRAVAARRGFISPGAVAYLAGRLGLPAAEVYGVASFYALLPLEPRPPVTVHVCDDVVCAQAGAEAVARALAAAWGPAGQPRPGAPAIWQRTGCLGQCAAAPAVLVTRSGEAAGEAVLAPADPATAAARAVDPGDGGDRPPLAADPAPAGGILLGGGRGGDPLDLDAYRARGGYQALRRALELGPEGVVREIREAGLTGRGGAGFPTAVKWAAVAQQTLTPHYVVCNADESEPGTFKDRLLLETDPYAVLEGLTIAAWATGARQGYVFLRAEYPLARERLETALAEARARGFLGEEILGRAFRFEVEVRVGAGAYVCGEETALFNAIEGRRGEPRNKPPFPAVHGLFGRPTAVNNVETLATVPAILRLGAAAYAARGTAGAPGTRLFPVSGTVRRPGVYEADLGTRLGDLLERAGGLTPGRRLQAILLGGAAGSFVGPEALDMTLTPAGAAAFGATLGSGAVMVFDQQADLRGMVRRIARFFREESCGQCVPCRIGTQRQLELVERLAAGRPLGSLAAEQALHRDLAAVMRDASICGLGQTAANAVESALRLGVFGEGGQ from the coding sequence ATGATGGAACGGCCCCCGTCAGGGGGGGAGGCGGACGCGGCCGAGCGGGCGGCGGTGGATGCGGTACTGGGGACGCCGGAATCGGCCTGGACGGGCGGGGCCCGGGCGGGTCCGGACCTGCATGTGGCCCGCCGGCCCCCCGACCGGCGCCATCTGCTGCTGCCTGCCCTGCGGGCGGTGGCGGCCCGCCGCGGGTTCATCAGCCCGGGGGCGGTGGCCTACCTGGCCGGGCGCCTGGGGTTGCCGGCGGCGGAGGTCTACGGGGTGGCCAGCTTTTACGCCCTGCTGCCGCTGGAGCCCCGGCCCCCGGTGACGGTGCACGTGTGTGACGACGTGGTATGTGCGCAGGCGGGGGCGGAAGCGGTGGCCCGGGCCCTGGCAGCAGCCTGGGGCCCGGCCGGACAGCCGCGGCCGGGGGCCCCGGCCATCTGGCAGCGCACCGGCTGTCTGGGCCAGTGCGCCGCCGCGCCGGCCGTTCTGGTCACCCGCAGCGGGGAAGCCGCGGGGGAGGCGGTGCTGGCCCCGGCCGACCCGGCGACGGCTGCGGCCCGGGCCGTAGACCCCGGGGATGGCGGCGACCGCCCGCCCCTGGCCGCGGATCCGGCTCCGGCCGGCGGCATCCTGCTGGGAGGAGGCAGGGGCGGGGATCCCCTCGACCTCGACGCCTACCGGGCCCGCGGCGGGTATCAGGCCCTGCGTCGGGCCCTGGAGCTGGGCCCGGAGGGCGTGGTACGGGAGATCCGGGAGGCCGGACTGACGGGGCGGGGGGGCGCCGGCTTCCCCACCGCGGTTAAATGGGCGGCGGTGGCGCAGCAGACCCTCACCCCCCATTACGTGGTCTGCAACGCCGATGAGTCGGAGCCCGGCACCTTCAAGGACCGCCTGCTGCTGGAGACGGACCCCTACGCCGTGCTGGAGGGCCTGACCATCGCCGCGTGGGCCACCGGGGCCCGCCAGGGCTACGTGTTCCTGCGCGCCGAGTACCCCCTGGCCCGGGAGCGGCTCGAGACAGCCCTGGCGGAGGCCCGCGCCCGTGGCTTCCTGGGGGAGGAGATCCTGGGCCGCGCCTTCCGGTTTGAGGTGGAGGTGCGGGTGGGGGCCGGTGCCTATGTCTGCGGGGAGGAGACCGCCCTCTTCAACGCCATCGAGGGCCGGCGCGGTGAGCCCCGCAACAAGCCGCCCTTCCCGGCCGTGCATGGCCTGTTCGGCCGCCCTACCGCCGTCAACAATGTGGAGACCCTGGCCACGGTGCCCGCCATCCTGCGCTTGGGGGCGGCAGCCTATGCCGCCCGCGGGACGGCCGGCGCCCCCGGCACCCGCTTGTTCCCTGTTTCCGGGACGGTGCGGCGGCCGGGAGTGTACGAGGCGGACCTGGGCACCCGGCTGGGGGACCTGCTGGAACGGGCGGGGGGGTTGACGCCCGGCCGCCGCCTGCAGGCCATCCTGCTGGGCGGGGCAGCCGGCAGCTTCGTCGGTCCCGAGGCCCTGGATATGACCCTGACCCCGGCGGGGGCGGCGGCTTTCGGGGCCACCCTGGGGTCGGGGGCGGTGATGGTCTTCGACCAGCAGGCGGACTTGCGCGGGATGGTGCGCCGCATCGCCCGCTTCTTCCGGGAGGAGTCCTGCGGGCAGTGTGTGCCCTGCCGTATCGGCACCCAGCGGCAGCTGGAACTGGTGGAGCGGCTGGCGGCCGGCCGGCCCCTGGGGTCGCTGGCCGCAGAGCAGGCCCTGCACCGGGACCTGGCGGCGGTGATGCGGGACGCCTCTATCTGCGGCCTGGGCCAGACCGCCGCTAACGCAGTGGAATCGGCCCTGCGCCTGGGCGTGTTCGGGGAAGGGGGGCAGTGA
- a CDS encoding protein of unknown function (Evidence 5 : Unknown function), translated as MREDLVQACVEALRRRTEIGDSDPPDWGAPNPFARYDAAREEASRRLALLTPEEQAEALARFSRWFRSYLASDA; from the coding sequence ATGCGCGAGGATCTGGTGCAGGCATGCGTCGAGGCTCTGCGTCGGCGCACCGAGATTGGAGACTCCGATCCGCCGGACTGGGGCGCGCCGAACCCGTTCGCGCGGTACGACGCCGCGCGCGAGGAGGCGAGCCGTCGGCTTGCCCTCCTCACGCCAGAGGAGCAGGCGGAGGCGCTGGCCCGCTTCTCCCGGTGGTTCCGGTCCTATCTCGCCTCGGATGCCTGA
- a CDS encoding NADH-ubiquinone oxidoreductase chain G2, with the protein MAATPTGRMVEATIDGRPVAVPEGSTIREACAALGIEVPTLCFLENLAPVNVCRVCVVEVEGSRTLVPSCSRVLEPGMVVRTDTPRVRHSRRMVLELLASAVDLSAAGEAVAGWMAAYGADPGRYGPAGPAWQPAPAGQAPATDPGARAVLRQPVKEDNPLYVRDYSRCILCYKCVEACGEEAQHTFAIAVGGRGFDAHVTTEFDVPLPESACVYCGNCVGVCPTGALMPLREAVLRREGRWDPARQTVTATICPYCGVGCTLELHVQDNRIIKVTSPLESPVTHGHLCVKGRYGFAFVEGPQADPAS; encoded by the coding sequence ATGGCAGCCACCCCGACGGGCCGGATGGTAGAGGCGACCATTGACGGGCGGCCGGTGGCGGTGCCGGAGGGGAGCACCATCCGTGAGGCCTGCGCCGCCCTGGGCATTGAGGTGCCCACCTTGTGCTTCCTGGAGAACCTGGCCCCGGTCAACGTGTGCCGGGTGTGCGTGGTGGAGGTGGAAGGCAGCCGCACCCTGGTGCCCTCCTGTTCGCGGGTGCTGGAGCCGGGCATGGTGGTCCGGACCGATACCCCCCGCGTCCGTCACAGCCGGCGCATGGTGCTGGAGCTGCTGGCCTCGGCCGTGGACCTCTCCGCCGCCGGGGAGGCGGTGGCGGGCTGGATGGCGGCCTACGGCGCCGATCCCGGCCGGTACGGCCCGGCGGGCCCGGCCTGGCAGCCGGCGCCGGCAGGGCAGGCGCCGGCCACGGATCCGGGGGCGCGGGCGGTGCTGCGCCAGCCGGTCAAGGAGGATAATCCGCTCTATGTGCGCGACTACAGCCGCTGCATCCTCTGTTACAAATGCGTGGAGGCCTGCGGGGAAGAGGCCCAGCACACCTTTGCCATTGCAGTAGGGGGGCGGGGATTCGATGCCCATGTCACCACCGAGTTCGACGTCCCCCTGCCGGAGTCGGCCTGTGTGTACTGCGGCAACTGCGTCGGCGTCTGTCCCACCGGGGCCCTGATGCCCTTACGGGAGGCGGTCCTGCGCCGGGAGGGCCGGTGGGACCCGGCCCGCCAGACGGTGACGGCAACCATCTGCCCCTACTGCGGGGTGGGTTGCACCCTGGAGCTGCACGTGCAGGACAACCGCATCATCAAGGTGACCTCGCCCCTGGAGTCCCCGGTGACCCATGGCCATCTGTGCGTGAAGGGCCGATACGGGTTTGCGTTCGTGGAGGGGCCGCAAGCGGACCCGGCTTCCTGA
- a CDS encoding conserved protein of unknown function (Evidence 4 : Unknown function but conserved in other organisms): protein MAAAPPEGWNRLPRIPAAGGVSRPVQAVVTAPRLLEGAGFPVRRPFPGPGIGFREADPFLLLDHMGPVDYGPGEAKGAPWHPHRGFETVTYMLEGVLRHQDSHGGGGVIAGGDTQWMTAGAGILHDEMPDGELVARGGRFHGVQLWVNLPRVLKWTPPRYQSLAAAEVKYLTTARGDGLVRVIAGAVAGVRGPGRTWTPVTVVHVSLEPEAELSLPWPPAYNALAYVLEGSGTAGPERVLVHDGQGIRFGAGDRLCFAAASRPGGSTGRLEVLILGGQPLREPVAAYGPFVMNTHAEIVEAFRDFEAGRMGRIPPAAGADDA, encoded by the coding sequence ATGGCGGCGGCGCCCCCCGAAGGTTGGAATCGTCTGCCCCGGATACCGGCGGCGGGTGGAGTGTCCCGGCCGGTGCAGGCGGTGGTGACTGCCCCCCGGCTGCTGGAGGGGGCCGGGTTTCCGGTACGGCGGCCGTTTCCAGGCCCCGGCATCGGCTTCCGGGAGGCGGATCCTTTCCTGCTGCTGGACCATATGGGCCCGGTGGACTACGGGCCGGGGGAGGCCAAGGGCGCACCCTGGCATCCCCACCGTGGGTTTGAAACCGTAACCTACATGCTGGAGGGGGTCCTGCGGCATCAGGACTCCCACGGTGGGGGCGGGGTCATCGCGGGCGGGGATACCCAGTGGATGACGGCGGGGGCCGGCATCCTGCATGATGAGATGCCGGACGGGGAGCTGGTGGCCCGGGGCGGGCGGTTTCACGGGGTGCAGCTCTGGGTCAACCTGCCGCGGGTGCTCAAGTGGACCCCGCCCCGCTATCAGAGCCTGGCGGCCGCAGAGGTGAAATATCTGACCACGGCGCGGGGGGACGGCCTGGTGCGGGTCATCGCCGGCGCGGTGGCAGGGGTACGCGGGCCGGGGCGGACCTGGACGCCGGTGACGGTGGTGCATGTCAGCCTGGAACCGGAGGCGGAACTCTCCCTGCCGTGGCCGCCGGCTTACAACGCGTTGGCCTACGTACTGGAGGGCTCGGGCACTGCGGGACCGGAGCGGGTGCTGGTACACGACGGGCAGGGCATCCGTTTCGGGGCGGGGGATCGCCTCTGCTTCGCTGCCGCCTCCCGGCCCGGGGGCAGCACCGGGCGCCTTGAGGTGTTGATTCTGGGCGGGCAGCCGCTGCGGGAACCGGTGGCCGCCTACGGGCCTTTTGTCATGAACACCCATGCTGAGATCGTGGAGGCCTTCCGGGACTTCGAGGCCGGGCGCATGGGCCGGATTCCGCCGGCGGCAGGGGCGGATGACGCCTGA